From a single Mycolicibacterium mengxianglii genomic region:
- a CDS encoding O-succinylhomoserine sulfhydrylase translates to MNDPQVPSVRIPAPLPDGVSQATIGVRGGLLRSGFEETSEALYLTSGYVYASAADAEKAFTGEIDRYVYSRYGNPTISMFEERLRLIEGAPAAFATATGMAAVFTSLGALLGAGDRLVAARSLFGSCFVVCNEILPRWGVETVFVDGEDLSQWEEALSVPTQAVFFETPSNPMQSLVDIAVVSEMAHSAGAKVVLDNVFATPLLQQGLPLGADVVVYSGTKHIDGQGRVLGGAILGDKEYIDGPVQKLMRHTGPAISAFNAWTMLKGLETMSVRVDYSNRSAQRVAEFLEQHPAVKWVKYPFLESHPQYDLAKRQMRGGGTVITFEIDAPEGRGKERAFEVLDKLQVIDISNNLGDAKSLITHPATTTHRAMGPEGRAAIGLGDGVVRISIGLEGTEDLIADLDRALS, encoded by the coding sequence ATGAACGACCCGCAGGTGCCCAGCGTCCGGATTCCCGCGCCCCTGCCGGATGGCGTCAGCCAGGCGACCATCGGTGTGCGGGGCGGGCTGTTGCGATCGGGCTTCGAGGAGACCTCGGAGGCGTTGTACCTGACGTCGGGGTACGTCTACGCCAGTGCCGCCGACGCGGAGAAGGCCTTCACCGGCGAGATCGACCGGTACGTGTACTCCCGCTACGGCAACCCCACGATCTCGATGTTCGAGGAGCGACTGCGACTGATCGAGGGTGCACCCGCGGCGTTCGCGACGGCGACGGGCATGGCGGCGGTGTTCACCTCGCTGGGTGCGCTGTTGGGAGCCGGCGACCGACTGGTCGCTGCCCGCAGCCTGTTCGGCTCCTGTTTCGTGGTGTGCAACGAGATCCTGCCCCGGTGGGGTGTGGAGACGGTGTTCGTCGACGGCGAGGATCTCTCGCAATGGGAAGAGGCGCTGTCGGTACCGACCCAGGCGGTGTTCTTCGAGACGCCGTCCAATCCGATGCAGTCGCTGGTCGACATCGCCGTGGTCAGCGAGATGGCTCATTCCGCTGGTGCAAAAGTGGTGCTGGACAATGTCTTTGCAACACCGCTGCTGCAGCAGGGCCTGCCACTCGGGGCCGACGTGGTGGTGTACTCGGGGACCAAACACATCGATGGCCAGGGGCGGGTGCTCGGCGGGGCGATCCTCGGCGACAAGGAGTACATCGACGGCCCGGTGCAGAAGCTGATGCGCCATACGGGGCCGGCGATCAGCGCGTTCAATGCGTGGACGATGTTGAAGGGCCTCGAGACCATGTCGGTGCGGGTGGACTACTCGAACCGGTCGGCGCAGCGCGTCGCGGAGTTCTTGGAGCAGCATCCGGCGGTGAAGTGGGTCAAGTATCCGTTCCTGGAGTCGCACCCGCAGTACGACCTGGCGAAGCGCCAGATGCGCGGTGGCGGCACGGTGATCACCTTCGAGATCGACGCCCCCGAAGGTCGCGGCAAGGAGCGCGCATTCGAGGTGCTCGACAAGTTGCAGGTCATCGACATCTCCAACAACCTCGGGGACGCCAAATCCCTGATCACCCATCCGGCCACCACCACCCACCGAGCGATGGGCCCGGAGGGGCGTGCGGCGATCGGGCTCGGGGACGGGGTGGTGCGCATCTCGATCGGCCTCGAGGGCACCGAGGATCTGATTGCCGACCTGGATCGCGCGCTGAGTTAG
- a CDS encoding rhodanese-like domain-containing protein, with protein MSYAGDITPEEAWKILSDNPDAVLVDCRTDAEWKFVGVPDLSGLGREAVLIEWNSVDGTRNEHFVDDLVSAGIEPAERPVIFLCRSGNRSIGAAEAATAAGIGPSYNVLEGFEGHLDENKHRGASGWRARGLPWVQS; from the coding sequence GTGAGTTACGCAGGCGATATCACTCCCGAAGAGGCGTGGAAGATACTCAGCGACAACCCCGACGCTGTACTCGTCGACTGTCGTACCGACGCCGAATGGAAGTTCGTCGGAGTGCCCGACCTCTCTGGCCTGGGTCGCGAAGCTGTGCTGATCGAGTGGAACAGCGTTGACGGCACCCGTAACGAGCATTTCGTCGACGACCTCGTGTCCGCCGGGATCGAACCCGCCGAGCGCCCGGTGATCTTTTTGTGCCGGTCCGGCAATCGGTCCATCGGCGCCGCCGAAGCCGCCACAGCGGCCGGCATCGGCCCGTCCTACAACGTCCTGGAGGGCTTCGAGGGGCATCTCGACGAGAACAAGCACCGCGGCGCCAGTGGCTGGCGTGCGCGGGGCCTGCCGTGGGTGCAGTCATGA